In Takifugu flavidus isolate HTHZ2018 chromosome 13, ASM371156v2, whole genome shotgun sequence, the following are encoded in one genomic region:
- the rfwd3 gene encoding E3 ubiquitin-protein ligase RFWD3, protein MEAMEVDSPSDVQAATGDELYIILDSGSNTEVEEDDNDEGQMLARVPPRLPSTWAFSQRATSSSIATNSSTQRAPIRRRLRQGLRVHYHSQTAAPSRDFSDFLLRAPAAGAGQPESGSTTEVSESEEDEYAAAEGPPHRALEEPGNPGSPASVHLGTGVQHSLLQEAAPSNSRSAADPDGLQAQNRVAQPSPTAYALTPPPRCEEGDGDSCSICFEAWTTAGEHRLSALRCGHIFGFTCIQRWLKTQGSAAKCPQCNKKARRSDIVLLYAPKLKALDNTEQESLKKSLEQEQSLRRKAELETAQCRLKLQVITNKYGQAQQELQELKALIADKGSVPSSSPTSSSSSPSSLLGVSQRLDGSRTAQYSFSKAVLVSQGGGCRVLSYCEPLSCLLASQPSPHSTLVPGFGIKKVSVVNMKASQYVPIHSKQIRGLSFNRQNDSLLLSAALDNTVKLTSLLTNTVVQTYNAGKPVWSCCWCLDNSTYVYAGLSNGSVLVYDTRDTSTHVQELQPLRSRCPVASLCYVPHAASSTFPCGGLIAGSLEGGCFWEQTNETTYRPHVLPLENTGCIDIQVEVDSRHCLVTYRPGRSNPSLRCVLMALTRTPLQDSTQPPSCSCSTVQTFSAGSSCKLLTKNAVFRNPDGTGTLVCAGDEASSSTMVWDAGSGSLLQKLPADLPVLDISPFTVNGKHFLASLTEKMLKLYRWE, encoded by the exons ATGGAAGCCATGGAGGTGGACTCTCCCTCTGATGTGCAGGCGGCAACTGGAGACGAGTTGTACATCATCTTGGACTCTGGCAGCAACACAGAAGTGGAAGAAGATGACAATGATGAAGGCCAGATGTTGGCTCGAGTGCCTCCCAGACTTCCCAGCACCTGGGCGTTCAGTCAACgggccaccagcagctccattgCTACAAATTCATCCACTCAGAGGGCTCCGATAAGGAGAAGACTGAG ACAGGGCCTCAGGGTTCACTACCACAGCCAGACTGCAGCGCCCTCTAGAGACTTCTCAGACTTCCTGCTCCgtgctccagctgctggtgcgGGTCAGCCTGAGTCAGGGAGCACCACGGAGGTCAGTGAGTCAGAAGAGGATGAatatgctgctgctgaaggcccACCACACAGAGCACTAGAAGAGCCAGGAAACCCTGGGTCACCAGCCAGTGTGCACCTCGGCACCGGTGTCCAGCACTCGCTTTTGCAGGAAGCTGCTCCTAGCA actcCAGATCAGCTGCAGACCCTGATGGACTGCAAGCTCAAAATCGGGTCGCTCAG CCTTCCCCCACGGCCTATGCTCTGACTCCGCCCCCACGCTGTGAGGAAGGTGATGGTGACTCCTGTAGCATTTGCTTTGAAGCCTGGACAACGGCAGGCGAGCACAGACTGTCTGCTCTCCGCTGTGGACACATCTTCGGCTTCACATGCATCCAGCGCTGGCTGAAGACTCAGGGCTCAGCGGCCAAGTGcccacag TGTAACAAGAAAGCCAGACGTTCAGACATTGTCCTTCTGTATGCACCCAAGCTGAAGGCCCTGGACAACACTGAGCAGGAAAGCCTGAAGAA GTCtctggagcaggaacagtcCCTGAGGAGGAAAGCTGAGCTAGAGACAGCCCAGTGCAGACTAAAGCTGCAGGTCATCACCAACAAATATGGACAAGCTCAGCAGGAGTTGCAG GAGCTGAAGGCTCTGATAGCAGATAAAGGCTCTGTTCCGTCTTCTTCTCCaacttcctcctcttcgtcgcCATCATCACTTCTCGGTGTGTCTCAGAGGCTGGATGGCTCCAGGACAGCCCAGTACAGTTTCTCCAAGGCGGTGTTGGTGTCTCAGGGCGGAGGATGTCGGGTTTTATCATACTGCGAACCACTGAGCTGCCTACTGGCCTCGCAGCCTTCGCCACACAGCACTCTGGTGCCTG GATTTGGCATAAAGAAGGTGAGCGTTGTCAACATGAAGGCCAGTCAGTATGTCCCCATCCACAGCAAACAGATCCGAGGATTGTCCTTCAACAGGCAGAATGACAGCCTGCTGCTCTCCGCTGCCCTGGATAACACCGTCAAACTGACCAG tctGCTGACCAACACAGTGGTTCAGACGTATAATGCAGGTAAACcagtgtggagctgctgctggtgtttggacAACAGCACCTACGTATATGCAGGTCTGAGCAATGGCTCTGTGCTCGTCTACGACACCAGAGACACGAGCACACatgtgcaggagctgcagccgctgcgctccag GTGTCCGGTAGCTTCCCTGTGTTATGTACCACATGCAGCATCTAGTACATTCCCTTGTGGCGGGCTGATCGCTGGCTCCCTGGAGGGGGGTTGTTTCTGGGAGCAGACGAATGAGACCACGTACAGACCACACGTCCTCCCGCTGGAGAACACTGGCTGCATTGACATCCAGGTAGAGGTGGACAGCCGACACTGTCTGGTCACCTACAGGCCAG GGCGCTCAAACCCGTCACTACGCTGCGTCCTGATGGCCCTGACCCGAACACCTCTGCAGGACTCCACTCAGCCGCCCAGCTGCTCCTGTTCAACAGTACAGACATTTAGTGCCGGCTCATCCTGCAAGTTGCTCACCAAGAATGCAGTTTTCAGGAATCCAGATGGGACAGGAACGCTGGTGTGTGCTGGTGATGaggcctccagctccaccatg GTGTGGGATGCAGGCAGCGGCTCTCTGCTCCAGAAGCTTCCAGCTGACCTTCCTGTTTTGGACATCAGTCCTTTTACAGTAAACGGCAAGCACTTCCTGGCCTCACTTACTGAGAAGATGCTGAAGCTCTACCGCTGGGAGTGA
- the tmed6 gene encoding transmembrane emp24 domain-containing protein 6 encodes MCSWTSCYFHVLTFWGVVHAGPLTDPHPKVSDQQLFWGADQYDFSVVFQAEVLECFWHFAHHGEKFYLNFMVQWVTGVGHDRHLSVTVNAPSGLLLSTVDDSRGQISFEAEETGFYQMCFSNFHNRFGNMQVFLSFGVYYNGIQDPAQQKEDDKKKEEMSNDPNNTLSIIESASHRVDVYVFHMFRYYSFGRMRRSADYFLLVSNSQYVSWWSMALSLLIVTSGYLQLLFLKRLFITKPSGEEERLRC; translated from the exons ATGTGCTCCTGGACGTCCTGCTACTTCCATGTTCTTACATTCTGGGGTGTGGTTCACGCGGGGCCCCTGACGGACCCTCACCCCAAAGTTTCTGACCAGCAGCTGTTCTGGGGCGCCGACCAGTACGACTTCTCCGTGGTGTTCCAGGCTGAGGTGCTAGAGTGCTTCTGGCACTTCGCTCACCATGGAGAGAAATTCTACCTGAACTTCATG GTCCAGTGGGTGACTGGTGTTGGCCATGACAGGCACCTGTCTGTCACCGTCAATGCTCCCAGTGGTCTCTTACTGTCCACCGTTGATGATTCACGAGGCCAAATCAGCTTTGAGGCTGAAGAAACGG GTTTCTACCAGATGTGTTTCAGCAACTTCCACAACCGCTTTGGCAACATGCAGGTGTTCCTTAGCTTTGGCGTTTACTACAACGGCATCCAAGACCCTGCCCAGCAGAAAGAGGACGataagaaaaaagaggaaatgagcaACGACCCCAATAACACCCTGAGCATTATCGAG AGCGCCAGTCACAGAGTGGACGTTTACGTCTTCCACATGTTCCGTTACTACAGCTTTGGCCGCATGAGGAGGAGTGCCGACTACTTCCTGCTGGTGTCCAACTCTCAGTACGTCAGCTGGTGGTCGATGGCCCTCAGCCTCCTCATTGTCACTTCAGGctacctgcagctcctcttcctcaaacGACTCTTCATCACAAAGCCgagtggtgaggaggagaggctcCGCTGCTGA